In one window of Camelina sativa cultivar DH55 chromosome 15, Cs, whole genome shotgun sequence DNA:
- the LOC104746147 gene encoding uncharacterized protein LOC104746147 — protein MASVALPALSCRSSGEQVKEIRVCTNRTCRRQGSFQILETLTALAPPELRVTPSGCLGRCGAGPNLVALPQGLILRHCATSSRAAEILFSLCGDGGREASSSSAVADALTALALTNNALSQIDAGNFSEAEALLTQALELKPYGGLHRIFKHRAVAKLGMLDYSGALEDISRALALAPNYSELYICQGDVYVAEGQYDLAEKLYLKCLEIDPSLRRSKPFKARIPNLQNRVVEVDVT, from the exons ATGGCTTCCGTTGCTTTGCCGGCGTTAAGTTGCCGGAGCTCAGGAGAACAAGTGAAAGAGATTCGCGTTTGCACGAATCGTACCTGCCGGAGACAAGGCTCCTTCCAAATTCTCGAGACTTTAACAGCTCTCGCACCTCCCGAACTCCGAGTCACTCCCTCCGGTTGCCTCGGCCGATGCGGTGCCGGTCCAAACCTCGTTGCTCTCCCTCAAGGTCTCATCCTCCGTCACTGCGCCACGTCTTCTCGTGCTGCTGAAATCTTGTTCAGCCTCTGTGGTGACGGCGGTCGTGAAGCTTCTTCGTCCTCCGCCGTCGCAGACGCTCTCACCGCTTTAGCGCTTACCAACAATGCTCTCTCTCAAATCGATGCGGGGAACTTCTCGGAAGCCGAAGCACTTCTTACTCAG GCTTTAGAGTTGAAACCCTACGGTGGCTTGCATAGAATCTTCAAACACAG AGCAGTAGCAAAATTGGGAATGCTTGATTACTCTGGGGCTCTTGAAGATATAAGCCGAGCTCTGGCCTTAGCTCCCAACTATTCTGAG CTCTACATTTGCCAAGGTGATGTCTACGTAGCAGAAGGTCAATATGATCTCGCAGAGAAGTTGTACTTGAAATGTCTAGAGATAGATCCTTCTCTTCGCAGATCTAAACCATTCAAG GCCCGGATTCCAAACCTTCAGAACAGAGTTGTTGAAGTAGATGTGACATAG
- the LOC104746150 gene encoding F-box protein At3g17710-like: MASVKLPWDMEEEIMSRLPAQSLVRFRTVCKHWNGLFNDKKFASKHLSRSRPQIILLTESKKMYSIDVELSGGTIELRELPYDFPCQPMELRYTTITACDGLLFREFWKHGVAVWNPWLRQVGWIDFEDKKDFNVCGVGYDSSRPEKGYYKILGYFLCFRRVRATFEEGYDRVAIYECSSHTFKYIDVPPYKKCPSPDHLSVNGNLYWVSRNRETHECFIETFDFSMEMFKPFCLLPCPVGYDNNNVLVLSAFKEDRLSLLKQCYETRKIEIWETKIDREEDAVWIKLMTLPTTNLPKLLKMFCGISYFIFDNTLIICCFDIEIGAPCIYMVRGEDMLKKIPIDSEIVWFSHCLYLPSLISVPLVSHQV, encoded by the coding sequence ATGGCGTCAGTAAAGTTACCTTGGGATATGGAGGAAGAGATAATGTCTCGGCTTCCAGCTCAATCTCTTGTTCGGTTCAGGACAGTATGTAAACACTGGAACGGTCTTTTCAACGACAAGAAATTCGCCAGCAAGCACTTGTCTCGTTCCCGTCCCCAAATCATCTTGCTGACCGAATCGAAGAAGATGTACTCGATAGACGTAGAACTTAGCGGCGGAACGATAGAGCTGCGTGAGCTACCTTATGATTTTCCTTGCCAGCCAATGGAGTTGAGATATACCACCATCACGGCTTGTGATGGTTTATTGTTTCGTGAATTTTGGAAGCATGGTGTTGCGGTTTGGAATCCGTGGTTGAGACAGGTTGGATGGATAGATTTCGAGGATAAAAAAGATTTCAATGTTTGCGGTGTAGGATACGACAGTAGTAGACCCGAAAAGGGTTACTACAAAATCTTGGGGTATTTTCTTTGCTTCCGTAGAGTCAGAGCCACTTTCGAGGAAGGTTACGACAGAGTTGCGATCTACGAGTGTTCTTCCCATACGTTCAAGTATATTGATGTTCCTCCTTATAAGAAGTGCCCCTCCCCGGATCATTTGTCCGTGAACGGGAATCTCTATTGGGTCTCTCGTAATCGCGAGACTCATGAGTGTTTCATCGAAACCTTTGATTTCTCCATGGAGATGTTCAAACCCTTTTGTCTCCTGCCGTGTCCGGTGGGCTATGATAACAACAATGTACTTGTCCTCTCTGCTTTCAAGGAAGATCGGCTTTCCTTGTTAAAGCAATGCTACGAAACAAGGAAGATTGAGATTTGGGAAACGAAGATTGATAGAGAGGAGGATGCCGTGTGGATTAAGTTAATGACTTTGCCAACAACTAACTTGCCTAAGCTACTCAAAATGTTTTGTGGCATTAGTTACTTCATCTTTGACAATACGCTAATCATATGTTGTTTCGACATCGAAATTGGAGCGCCTTGCATCTATATGGTGAGGGgagaagatatgttgaagaagATTCCGATAGATTCTGAGATTGTTTGGTTTTCTCACTGTCTCTATCTTCCAAGTTTGATCTCGGTTCCTTTGGTATCTCATCAAGTTTAA
- the LOC104746149 gene encoding uncharacterized protein LOC104746149 isoform X2: MAANVCLPPTAAMAVRPEEGVPNSKPTQSETKLYLTKPSWRVRTQSGAKTCVKRREKDRCVICHGTGRVDCFNCCGKGRTNCVDVEMLPRGEWPKWCRSCGGSGLSDCSRCLGTGEYRYIMGFRFLNQDDDVDPQ; this comes from the exons ATGGCGGCGAACGTGTGTCTACCTCCCACGGCGGCGATGGCTGTCCGGCCAGAGGAAGGCGTTCCGAATTCTAAACCCACGCAGAGCGAAACTAAGCTCTATCTCACCAAACCTTCATGGAGAGTCAGAACTCag TCCGGAGCAAAGACGTGTGTgaagagaagggagaaagaCCGATGTGTAATCTGCCATGGAACTGGAAGAGTTGATTGTTTCAACTGTTGTGGGAAAG GGAGGACGAATTGTGTGGATGTGGAAATGCTTCCAAGAGGAGAATGGCCCAAATG GTGTAGGAGCTGTGGAGGGAGTGGATTAAGTGACTGTTCTCGCTGTCTTGGCACTGGAGAGTACAGATACATTATGGGATTCCGCTTCTTAAACCAAGACGATGATGTCGATCCACAATAA
- the LOC104746152 gene encoding serine/threonine-protein kinase 11-interacting protein-like isoform X4, translating into MAIITGDRYLENLQKFLEERADSLIDATDVLKLNPAGLHYVHLRLESLRELERMLSGAPVDYLRAYVSDIGDFRALEQLRRILRLLPSLKVVSSLPSPARDPTPLSLLPFSKLKVLELRGCDLSTSSAKGLLELRHTLEKLICHNSTDALRHVFASRIAEIEDSPLWNKLAFVSCACNRLMLMDESLQLLPSVESLDLSRNKFAKVDNLRRCFKLKHLDLGFNQLRKISHLSEVSCHLVKLVLRNNALTTLHGIENLKSLEGLDVSFNLISDFSELEFLGSLSFLTDLWLEGNPICCARWYRAHVLSYVARPNDLKLDGKHIGNREFWKRQVVVTRRKSQPASYGFYSPAREEADDEGSYNRKKKKIYRLASIDSEEESTYVNSDQESASCDPGTLSKEESIKSDHEADVFGLISKVEQLKKERSVLWLREFKEWIDHPSEDFVDDRKNENSTDSEEKYYTKNTNGPKHHGQTLRYAPGTLPGFQITDPSQTHQAFFLDGKPDENGSMSTSDATQDMTGSVLPSSPPHYQKDVLHRRQNLVEEILQLSADSYSVASSDSTSSCSENEDYDSEQSNPEQDALTLSGNKGTNFLDSQPEKSSIIKTWRIDDSFKAKTTKILSKLHRSELASGVNQIYHWFDKRKSKRKHRKRDVSLLEENSVINNGEITHRSDADISDSSEDEYISDHFQEGSLTTGCNSKRSTRFLGPEKSLEVIGGLVEEYFTSTQPDSSVDETCRIFVTCDCILPQESTCKQQEVVLLLSSQEKLYVLLVGVSTADSQKSNLSLLCSHTIDDIQDVSVGLGLQATL; encoded by the exons ATGGCGATCATAACAGGAGATCGATATCTAGAGAATCTCCAAAAGTTCCTTGAAGAGAGAGCTGATTCGCTTATTGACGCCACCGATGTTCTCAAACTCAACCCCGCTGGCCTTCATTATGTTCATCTCCGTCTCGAATCTCTCCGTGAACTCGAGCGTATGCTCTCCGGTGCTCCCGTTGACTATCTCCGCGCCTACGTCTCCGACATTGGCGATTTCCGTGCCCTCGAGCAGCTCCGTCGTATTCTCCGCCTCCTCCCTTCTCTCAAGGtcgtttcttctcttccttcaccGGCTCGTGATCCTACGCcgctctctcttcttcctttttctaaGCTTAAGGTTTTGGAACTCCGTGGCTGTGATTTGTCTACTTCTTCTGCTAAAGGCTTGCTCGAACTCAGGCACACCTTGGAGAAGTTGATCTGCCATAATTCCACT GATGCGTTGCGGCATGTGTTCGCTAGTAGAATCGCCGAGATTGAGGATTCACCACTGTGGAATAAGTTGGCTTTCGTTTCTTGCGCTTGTAACCGTCTTATGCTCATGGATGAGTCATTGCAGCTTCTTCCATCTGTTGAGTCGCTTGATCTGAGTCGGAACAAGTTTGCAAAGGTGGATAATCTTCGGAGATGTTTCAAGTTGAAACACCTTGATCTCGGGTTCAATCAACTTAGAAAAATCTCTCACTTGAGTGAG GTATCCTGTCACCTAGTTAAACTTGTTTTGAGGAATAATGCGCTGACTACATTACATGGGATTGAGAATTTGAAGTCACTTGAAGGCCTTGATGTTTCTTTCAACCTTATTTCCGACTTTTCAGAACTGGAGTTTCTTGGGAGTCTTTCATTCTTGACAGACCTGTGGTTGGAAGGAAATCCAATTTGTTGTGCTCGTTGGTATAGGGCACATGTCCTCAGCTACGTTGCTCGTCCAAATGat TTGAAACTAGATGGCAAACATATTGGGAATAGAGAATTTTGGAAGAGGCAGGTTGTTGTCACCCGTAGGAAAAGTCAGCCTGCCAGCTATGGGTTCTACTCGCCGGCCAGAGAGGAAGCTGATGATGAAGGTAGCTATAATAGAAAAAAG AAGAAAATCTATCGGCTTGCGTCTATTGATAGTGAGGAAGAAAGCACCTACGTGAATTCTGATCAAGAGTCTGCTTCATGTGACCCCGGGACTCTAAGCAAAGAGGAGAGTATCAAGTCTGATCACGAAGCTGATGTATTTGGTCTAATAAGTAAAGTTGAACAGTTGAAGAAAGAACGTTCTGTTCTTTGGCTTCGAGAGTTTAAGGAGTGGATAGATCATCCATCAGAAGATTTTGTGGATGACAGAAAAAATGAGAACAGTACTGATTCAGAGGAAAAGTATTACACGAAGAATACAAATGGACCAAAGCATCATGGTCAAACATTGAGATATGCACCAGGGACTTTACCAGGTTTCCAAATTACAGATCCAAGTCAGACGCATCAAGCATTTTTTCTCGATGGGAAGCCAGATGAAAATGGAAGCATGTCAACATCGGATGCTACTCAGGATATGACAGGATCAGTTTTACCCTCATCACCCCCTCATTATCAAAAGGATGTCTTACACCGGCGTCAGAACCTGGTGGAAGAAATCTTACAGCTATCAGCAGATTCGTATTCAGTGGCATCCTCTGATAGCACAAGCAGCTGCAGTgaaaatgaagattatgattCTGAGCAATCAAATCCTGAACAGGATGCGTTGACTCTTAGTGGGAATAAAGGCACAAACTTCCTTGACTCTCAACCAGAGAAGAGTAGCATCATAAAGACTTGGAGGATAGATGATTCATTCAAAGCAAAGACCACTAAAATTCTTTCGAAACTGCATAGAAGTGAGCTTGCTTCTGGTGTTAACCAGATTTACCATTGGTTTGACAAACGGAAAAGCAAGAGGAAGCATAGAAAAAGAGATGTTTCCTTACTGGAGGAAAATAGTGTCATAAATAATGGAGAAATAACTCATAGAAGTGATGCAGATATCAGTGATTCTAGTGAAGATGAATATATTTCTGATCATTTTCAAGAAGGTTCCTTGACTACGGGTTGTAACAGTAAGAGAAGTACTAGATTTTTGGGACCTGAAAAATCCCTTGAAGTAATAGGTGGTCTAGTGGAGGAATACTTTACATCAACACAGCCAGATTCCAGCGTTGATGAGACTTGTAGGATATTCGTTACGTGTGACTGTATACTACCACAAGAATCTACCTGCAAACAACA
- the LOC104746149 gene encoding uncharacterized protein LOC104746149 isoform X1 has translation MAANVCLPPTAAMAVRPEEGVPNSKPTQSETKLYLTKPSWRVRTQQSGAKTCVKRREKDRCVICHGTGRVDCFNCCGKGRTNCVDVEMLPRGEWPKWCRSCGGSGLSDCSRCLGTGEYRYIMGFRFLNQDDDVDPQ, from the exons ATGGCGGCGAACGTGTGTCTACCTCCCACGGCGGCGATGGCTGTCCGGCCAGAGGAAGGCGTTCCGAATTCTAAACCCACGCAGAGCGAAACTAAGCTCTATCTCACCAAACCTTCATGGAGAGTCAGAACTCag CAGTCCGGAGCAAAGACGTGTGTgaagagaagggagaaagaCCGATGTGTAATCTGCCATGGAACTGGAAGAGTTGATTGTTTCAACTGTTGTGGGAAAG GGAGGACGAATTGTGTGGATGTGGAAATGCTTCCAAGAGGAGAATGGCCCAAATG GTGTAGGAGCTGTGGAGGGAGTGGATTAAGTGACTGTTCTCGCTGTCTTGGCACTGGAGAGTACAGATACATTATGGGATTCCGCTTCTTAAACCAAGACGATGATGTCGATCCACAATAA